Proteins from a genomic interval of Centroberyx gerrardi isolate f3 chromosome 23, fCenGer3.hap1.cur.20231027, whole genome shotgun sequence:
- the mfsd8 gene encoding major facilitator superfamily domain-containing protein 8 isoform X2: protein MVASPIFGLWSNHRPRREPLVCSIFINVSANIYYSYVYLPTTDNKFHMLMARAFVGFGAGNVAVVRSYVAGATSLKERTSAMANMSACQALGFILGPALQACLSFIGEQGVTVKIIDLQLNMYTAPALLAAAFGVVNILLVLLVLREHYVDDHGRQIRAINYLSEDRVDISQETEESIDQVAVLTSNVLFFIIMFIFAVFETIATPLSMDMFAWTRRDAVLYNGIIISCIGFESILVFIVVKVASQRIGDRPVLMGGLAIIFCGFFILLPWGNQYPKIQWADIRNNSVVNQTFDATLATNSSLEPTGCPPEQTWCQYTPAIHLAQYITSDTLIGVGYPACNVMSYTLYSKILGPKPQGVYMGWLTASGSGARTLGPVFVSQVYTILGPRWAFSLISGMVVGAIVLLASLYHRLIAFSVRHGRIVD, encoded by the exons ATGGTGGCCTCGCCCATTTTTggcctgtggtccaatcacaggCCGCGCAGGGAGCCGCTGGTGTGCTCCATCTTCATCAACGTGTCGGCCAATATCTACTACTCCTACGTCTACCTGCCCACAACAGACAACAAGTTCCACATGCTCATGGCCAGAGCCTTCGTGGGCTTCGGAGCAG GTAATGTTGCCGTGGTGAGGTCCTATGTTGCTGGAGCCACATCTCTGAAGGAGAGGACCAGCGCCATGGCCAACATGAGCGCCTGTCAGGCCCTGGGCTTCATCCTGGGACCAG CTCTGCAGGCATGCCTGTCGTTCATTGGTGAGCAAGGCGTCACCGTGAAGATCATCGACCTGCAGCTCAACATGTACACTGCCCCAGCCTTACTGGCAGCAGCCTTTGGCGTCGTCAACATCCTGTTAGTTCTGTTGGTGCTGAG AGAGCACTATGTAGACGACCATGGGAGACAGATTCGAGCCATCAACTACCTGTCAGAAG ATAGAGTTGACATTAGCCAAGAGACTGAGGAATCCATTGACCAGGTAGCGGTCCTGACCTCCAATgtcctcttcttcatcatcatgttCATCTTTGCTGTCTTTGAGAC AATCGCCACCCCTCTGTCCATGGACATGTTTGCCTGGACGAGGAGAGATGCGGTGCTGTACAACGGCATCATCATCTCCTGCATTGGATTTGAATCCATCCTGGTGTTTATAGTTGTAAAGGTGGCCTCTCAAAG AATCGGGGATCGTCCTGTGTTGATGGGAGGCTTGGCCATTATATTCTGTGGCTTCTTTATTCTGCTCCCATGGGGGAACCAGTACCCTAAAATCCAGTGGGCAG ACATCAGGAACAACTCAGTGGTCAATCAGACCTTTGACGCCACACTGGCCACCAACAGCTCTTTGGAGCCAACGGGCTGCCCGCCTGAACAGACCTGGTGCCAGTATACTCCTGCCATCCACCTGGCACAGTACATCACCTCTGACACCCTGATTGGAGTGGGATACCCAGCTTGCAATGTGATGTCTTACACACTGTACTCCAAAATCCTTGGACCCAAGCCTCAG GGTGTGTACATGGGCTGGCTGACGGCCTCTGGCAGCGGGGCGCGGACGTTGGGCCCTGTCTTCGTCTCCCAGGTGTATACCATCCTGGGACCCCGATGGGCCTTCAGCCTGATCTCTGGCATGGTGGTGGGGGCCATCGTGCTCCTGGCCTCGCTCTACCACAGACTCATCGCCTTCTCTGTGCGCCACGGAAGGATTGTGGATTAA
- the mfsd8 gene encoding major facilitator superfamily domain-containing protein 8 isoform X1 → MSHLVDSDENTPLLKDDASSDDSQDEDYKSRWRSIRVMYFTMFLSSVGFTIVITSLWPYLQKIDDSANASFLGWVVAAYSLGQMVASPIFGLWSNHRPRREPLVCSIFINVSANIYYSYVYLPTTDNKFHMLMARAFVGFGAGNVAVVRSYVAGATSLKERTSAMANMSACQALGFILGPALQACLSFIGEQGVTVKIIDLQLNMYTAPALLAAAFGVVNILLVLLVLREHYVDDHGRQIRAINYLSEDRVDISQETEESIDQVAVLTSNVLFFIIMFIFAVFETIATPLSMDMFAWTRRDAVLYNGIIISCIGFESILVFIVVKVASQRIGDRPVLMGGLAIIFCGFFILLPWGNQYPKIQWADIRNNSVVNQTFDATLATNSSLEPTGCPPEQTWCQYTPAIHLAQYITSDTLIGVGYPACNVMSYTLYSKILGPKPQGVYMGWLTASGSGARTLGPVFVSQVYTILGPRWAFSLISGMVVGAIVLLASLYHRLIAFSVRHGRIVD, encoded by the exons ATGTCTCATCTTGTTGACTCTGACGAGAATACTCCATTGCTGAAGGATGATGCAAGCAG TGATGACTCCCAAGATGAAGACTACAAGAGTCGGTGGAGGTCTATCCGAGTCATGTACTTCACCATGTTCCTCAGCAGTGTAG GCTTCACTATTGTCATAACATCACTGTGGCCCTATTTGCAAAAG ATAGATGACAGCGCCAATGCCAGCTTCCTGGGCTGGGTGGTGGCGGCCTACAGCCTGGGTCAGATGGTGGCCTCGCCCATTTTTggcctgtggtccaatcacaggCCGCGCAGGGAGCCGCTGGTGTGCTCCATCTTCATCAACGTGTCGGCCAATATCTACTACTCCTACGTCTACCTGCCCACAACAGACAACAAGTTCCACATGCTCATGGCCAGAGCCTTCGTGGGCTTCGGAGCAG GTAATGTTGCCGTGGTGAGGTCCTATGTTGCTGGAGCCACATCTCTGAAGGAGAGGACCAGCGCCATGGCCAACATGAGCGCCTGTCAGGCCCTGGGCTTCATCCTGGGACCAG CTCTGCAGGCATGCCTGTCGTTCATTGGTGAGCAAGGCGTCACCGTGAAGATCATCGACCTGCAGCTCAACATGTACACTGCCCCAGCCTTACTGGCAGCAGCCTTTGGCGTCGTCAACATCCTGTTAGTTCTGTTGGTGCTGAG AGAGCACTATGTAGACGACCATGGGAGACAGATTCGAGCCATCAACTACCTGTCAGAAG ATAGAGTTGACATTAGCCAAGAGACTGAGGAATCCATTGACCAGGTAGCGGTCCTGACCTCCAATgtcctcttcttcatcatcatgttCATCTTTGCTGTCTTTGAGAC AATCGCCACCCCTCTGTCCATGGACATGTTTGCCTGGACGAGGAGAGATGCGGTGCTGTACAACGGCATCATCATCTCCTGCATTGGATTTGAATCCATCCTGGTGTTTATAGTTGTAAAGGTGGCCTCTCAAAG AATCGGGGATCGTCCTGTGTTGATGGGAGGCTTGGCCATTATATTCTGTGGCTTCTTTATTCTGCTCCCATGGGGGAACCAGTACCCTAAAATCCAGTGGGCAG ACATCAGGAACAACTCAGTGGTCAATCAGACCTTTGACGCCACACTGGCCACCAACAGCTCTTTGGAGCCAACGGGCTGCCCGCCTGAACAGACCTGGTGCCAGTATACTCCTGCCATCCACCTGGCACAGTACATCACCTCTGACACCCTGATTGGAGTGGGATACCCAGCTTGCAATGTGATGTCTTACACACTGTACTCCAAAATCCTTGGACCCAAGCCTCAG GGTGTGTACATGGGCTGGCTGACGGCCTCTGGCAGCGGGGCGCGGACGTTGGGCCCTGTCTTCGTCTCCCAGGTGTATACCATCCTGGGACCCCGATGGGCCTTCAGCCTGATCTCTGGCATGGTGGTGGGGGCCATCGTGCTCCTGGCCTCGCTCTACCACAGACTCATCGCCTTCTCTGTGCGCCACGGAAGGATTGTGGATTAA
- the LOC139914512 gene encoding uncharacterized protein LOC139914512, translated as MAENVRSPFDYREPPTLDSDGDGSKPPPPRGRVCGRKRKGTPVKVCDRAYVTEDEEEESMSEHSYSPGDGQYPEGAEDRLPPPGSPYYLADPAQLCVPELGEEGASGVRGPVLFHPPPNCRIREVHCGTQVRLVVIAIRDIAKGEEITVDYSLTDWGENAMEEEAGPHPLSLSVSDYLTPSWSLSPSSSPLTHSEPSDSDREEDEEEEDDDDDDDDEEEEMEEMRGRILRRRKKRKIATVVNSKKKTTATASRGPGRPCSSFSRPAPVAPPARSQSQPPVGALAPPTTNINNNININIGGSSGATVSRRQHCPYCGRHYRSLARHLEKHHANQPEVRTAMELAHLHTHSSSNGSASHPHPSSSSTSTAHSHSFAVPQPSSSNPAPPPLFSRERESPATRSSTGGVSFSLSLSPPSSAQPAATKKAPSLTLPTSKRAAAPIAPRVKSPSPPPPPPAPRRGRRMKREKQEEQQKVEECSRSKEELVPPPTPEPDVDPDEDLELSGEGEDDVPEEKNGEVASSHRHHMSPLLSSLSCLVLYLRRQQHSSFLSLTRSPHSAEAWRLLCHSSLSLLILYNRHRECEVAKLTIQDYRNRTTPQASSTISSPSGMEALLSPFERQVLCHLPRAGVLGKRGRIQPLILPPHCESCLELLLQTSPNVGVDPESPYVFSRPYHSPATPLRGTDLLRNLARTSGAKNPGALTATRVRRQVAILTQLLLLEEGEGQGTPGAGAAKRLEDFLEREYHVTQNCSTIVRDPALMGRVGRVVLYGEREGVLFRGMSLQHICLELDVMSGNSADSLSEDSEAEGEKEEVKEKTEVMVKKKGPGRPPRKKRGPLPSSVNPSLASVHKRRCIQPKSGKRGVLKRPWSEAERVAVETHLKRNIVELRVPAKADCERCLELCPLLVSNQRDWRAIKFYVHNRIQLLKKQGRRESAGSVC; from the exons GTGACCGAGCGTATGTAacagaagatgaggaggaggagagcatgTCAGAACACAGCTACAGCcctg GTGATGGCCAGTACCCAGAGGGTGCAGAGGACCGCCTCCCTCCACCTGGCAGTCCCTACTACCTGGCTGACCCCGCCCAGCTCTG TGTGCCGGAGCTGGGTGAGGAGGGGGCCAGTGGCGTCCGGGGACCTGTGCTcttccaccccccacccaactGCCGGATTCGAGAGGTCCACTGCGGCACGCAGGTGCGGTTGGTCGTCATAGCAATCCGAGACATCGCCAAAGGGGAGGAGATCACAGTGGACTACAGCCTGACAGACTGGGGCGAGAATGCCATG gaggaggaggctggccCCCACCCGCtgtccctctccgtctctgatTACCTCACCCCCTCCTGGTCGCTATCGCCCTCATCCTCCCCGCTCACCCACTCCGAGCCCAGTGACTCCGACCGcgaggaggacgaagaggaggaagacgatgatgacgacgacgacgatgaagaagaggaaatggaggagatGAGGGGCCGGATTCTACGCCGTCGCAAGAAACGCAAGATTGCCACGGTGGTCAATTCGAAGAAGAAGACCACGGCCACCGCCTCCAGAGGGCCCGGGCGCCCCTGTTCGTCTTTTTCCCGCCCAGCACCCGTCGCGCCCCCAGCCAGATCCCAGTCGCAGCCCCCGGTCGGCGCCCTGGCACCCCCAACCACCAACATCAACAATAACATTAACATAAACATTGGCGGCTCCAGCGGGGCCACGGTGAGCCGGCGGCAGCACTGCCCGTACTGCGGCCGCCACTATCGTTCTCTGGCGCGCCACCTGGAGAAGCACCACGCCAACCAGCCCGAGGTCAGAACAGCCATGGAGCTGGCACACCTCCACACGCACAGCTCCTCCAACGGCAGTGCCTCACACCCTCACCCCTCAtcgtcctccacctccactgctCACAGTCACTCCTTCGCTGTCCCTCAGCCCTCTTCCTCCaaccccgccccgccccccctctTCTCCAGGGAGAGGGAATCACCCGCTACTCGCTCAAGCACGGGCGGCGTCTCGTTCTCGCTCTCCCTGTCCCCGCCCTCTTCGGCTCAGCCAGCCGCCACCAAGAAGGCGCCCAGCTTAACACTGCCCACCTCTAAACGAGCCGCGGCCCCGATAGCGCCACGGGTGAAGAGTCCGTCGCCGCCGCCTCCCCCGCCCGCTCCCAGGAGGGGTCGgaggatgaaaagagagaagcaggaagagcagcagaagGTGGAGGAGTGCTCAAGAAGTAAAGAAGAGCTGGTTCCTCCTCCAACTCCAGAGCCAGACGTAGATCCAGATGAAGATCTAGAGCTGAGTGGAGAAGGGGAGGATGATGTCCCAGAGGAGAAGAATGGAGAAGTTGCAAG cTCTCACAGACATCACATgtctccacttctctcctccctctcctgtttgGTCCTCTACCTCCGCCGCCAGCAGCACTCGTCCTTCCTGTCTCTAACCCGCTCCCCCCATTCTGCTGAGGCCTGGCGCCTGCTCTGCCACTCCAGCCTCTCCCTGCTCATCCTCTACAATCGCCACCGCGAGTGTGAGGTGGCCAAACTCACTATCCAGGACTACCGCAACCGTACCACCCCCCAGGCCAGCTCCACCATCAGCTCCCCATCTGGCATGGAggccctcctctcccccttcgAGCGCCAGGTCCTCTGTCACCTTCCGCGGGCCGGTGTGTTGGGCAAGCGCGGCCGCATCCAACCGCTCATCCTCCCGCCACACTGTGAGTCCTGCCTGGAGCTGCTCCTACAAACCAGCCCCAACGTGGGTGTGGACCCAGAGAGCCCCTACGTCTTCTCCCGGCCCTACCACTCGCCTGCCACCCCACTACGGGGCACGGACCTTCTGCGAAACCTGGCGCGGACCAGTGGGGCCAAGAACCCCGGGGCGTTGACAGCGACACGGGTGCGGCGGCAGGTGGCCATCCTGACCCAGTTGTTACTactagaggagggagagggccAGGGCACGCCAGGGGCCGGCGCCGCCAAACGTCTGGAGGATTTCCTGGAGCGCGAGTACCATGTGACCCAGAACTGCTCCACTATCGTCCGGGACCCGGCGCTGATGGGCCGCGTTGGTCGGGTGGTGCTTtatggagaaagggagggcgTGCTTTTCCGAGGAATGAGCCTGCAGCACATCTGTCTTGAGTTGGATG TGATGTCTGGCAACTCAGCAGACTCCTTATCAGAGGATTCggaggcggagggagagaaggaggaggttaaggagaagacagaggtgATGGTGAAGAAGAAAGGACCGGGCCGACCCCCACGGAAGAAGAGAGGACCCCTTCCTTCATCAGTTAACCCATCACTAGCCAGTGTCCATAAAAGGAGGTGTATTCAGCCCAAATCAG GGAAGCGCGGTGTGCTGAAGCGTCCCTGGTCGGAGGCGGAGCGCGTGGCGGTGGAGACTCACCTGAAGAGGAACATCGTGGAACTGCGCGTCCCCGCCAAGGCAGACTGCGAGCGCTGCCTGGAactctgccccctgctggtcagCAACCAGCGAGACTGGCGGGCGATCAAGTTTTACGTCCACAACCGCATCCAGCTGCTGAAGaagcaggggaggagagagagcgcggGCTCGGTCTGCTAG
- the LOC139914550 gene encoding butyrophilin subfamily 1 member A1-like, whose amino-acid sequence MGFQMTLLYLVAALCASMCFAASENFIVSVPGAPVSARRGRTATLPCWLTPPKSAEGLEVRWYRGDLFDTPVLRQLTDGTQQAEYVGRVSFGLRDAKSEGLKAGDVTLELVNVTLEDAGEYTCYVSSDQGYDKASVSLNVTETGSSPLLSAVWREDGQVNVSCESEGWHPKPGLRWSDHKRPLAPESLVYGSDPGGLVSVHSWLLVSGPSKVSCSVGLSEEDVREARVRLESLPESSMAGWVAFIVTLIALAAVAVLGAMYFKNRGSRSKSDPETGNDDSEGKEDHTVTLTTVSFILSISIKIHNLNVTLDKTENPHLKTIGGKLVREEEVAGGFPDGDKVTLLTSIKGTPGFSSGQHYWEVLLGKENVSLKKSWWVGVTNATVNLQELKIPPTPSNGFWFLSSNTADRFQLNAEPAILLPIHSRPKTLGVHLNYDSGELSFYNVEEKRHIVTLAARFTGEVFPFFNPGKGDLSPMEILHRENKPCQPSEVEHTLDSGSKATKY is encoded by the exons ATGG GCTTTCAGATGACGCTGCTGTACCTTGTTGCTGCTCTCTGCGCATCTATGTGCTTTGCCGCCTCTG AAAACTTCATAGTCTCGGTCCCCGGGGCCCCGGTCTCAGCGCGGCGGGGCCGTACGGCCACGTTACCCTGCTGGCTCACCCCGCCGAAGAGCGCCGAGGGCCTGGAGGTGCGCTGGTACCGCGGCGACCTGTTCGACACCCCGGTCCTCAGACAGCTCACCGACGGCACCCAGCAGGCGGAGTACGTGGGGCGAGTGTCCTTCGGCCTGCGGGACGCGAAGTCCGAGGGGCTGAAGGCGGGCGACGTCACCCTGGAGCTGGTGAACGTCACGCTGGAGGACGCAGGGGAGTACACCTGCTATGTGAGCAGCGACCAGGGCTACGACAAGGCCAGCGTCAGTCTCAACGTGACCG AAACGGGCAGCTCTCCCCTCCTGTCGGCGGTGTGGAGAGAAGACGGCCAGGTGAACGTGAGCTGTGAGTCTGAAGGCTGGCACCCGAAGCCCGGGCTGCGCTGGTCCGACCACAAGCGGCCTCTGGCCCCGGAAAGCCTGGTGTACGGCAGCGACCCCGGCGGCCTGGTGTCCGtccacagctggctgctggTCTCCGGCCCCTCCAAGGTTTCCTGCTCCGTAGGCCTGTCTGAGGAGGACGTCAGGGAGGCAAGGGTGCGCCTGGAGAGCCTC CCCGAGTCTTCGATGGCTGGATGGGTGGCCTTCATCGTGACCCTCATAGCTTTAGCTGCCGTGGCTGTACTTGGAGCGATGTACTTCAAAAACAGAG GGAGCAGATCCAAATCGGATCCTGAAACCG GAAATGACGATTCAGAGGGTAAGGAAGACCACACAGTCACTTTGACCACAGTCTCATTCATACTCAGCATTTCAATAAAAATCCACAATT TGAATGTCACGCTTGACAAGACAGAAAATCCACATCTGAAAACCATAGGTGGTAAACTtgtgagagaagaggaagtcGCAGGTGGTTTTCCTGATGGTGACAAGGTCACTCTCCTCACGTCTATAAAGGGAACACCTGGCTTCTCTTCTGGACAGCACTACTGGGAGGTTTTGTTGGGCAAAGAAAACGTAAGCCTCAAAAAGTCCTGGTGGGTAGGAGTGACGAATGCAACTGTCAACCTTCAGGAATTGAAGATACCACCAACTCCATCCAATGGTTTCTGGTTCCTCTCCtcaaacacagcagacagatTCCAGCTTAACGCAGAACCAGCCATTTTACTTCCTATCCATTCCAGACCGAAGACTCTTGGTGTGCATTTGAACTACGACAGTGGAGAGCTTTCCTTTTACAACGTAGAAGAAAAGAGACATATTGTCACTCTAGCAGCTAGGTTCACAGGAGAAGTCTTTCCTTTTTTCAATCCTGGTAAAGGTGACCTATCCCCTATGGAGATATTACATAGGGAAAACAAACCGTGTCAGCCCTCTGAAGTGGAGCACACTTTAGATTCAGGTTCAAAAGCCACCAAATATTAG